In the genome of Bremerella sp. JC817, the window GATCTGCCTGCTAGCGAAAGCTATCGCGTGGTCTTCATGCGGCGCGACATCGAAGAGATTCTCGACTCGCAGGAAAAGATGTTGTTGCGGCTTGGCAAGCCAGTGGCCGATCGATCGGCGATTCGCATGGCGTTCGATGTGCACTTGAAACGTTTGATGGAGTGGCTGCCCGATCAGAAACATTTGAACCTGCTGGAGCTGAGCTACAACGAACTGCTGACCAATCCGCGCGACGAGATCGCCCGGCTGAACTTGTTTCTGGGCGGGCATCTCGACACCGAGACCATGGTCGCTTCGATCGATCCGCAGCTTTATCGCAACCGCAGCGCTGCCACCAACAACTAGACGAAGCATCTCGCTTCCTGGACGCTCTGCCCCGCGTCCAGGAAGGGTAGCCCAGGCATAACGCAGCCTGGGCTACCATTTTTCTTGGCTTCACGGGCCATTCATCTCGCCCCAAGCTTTGCGAACCCCCAATTTTGCCGTGCGACAATTTCGCCATCGATCCCTGGCAGCAGGGGGGGCTGGAAAAAGGTATGATGAAAGGAACAACAACCACGACGGGGCTTTTGTCTCGCTGGGATGAGGCCACGTGAACTCGATTGCAAGGAGAACATCCCATGTCTAAGGCGAAATCGATCGAAAATCTGCAGAAGGCGTTGTCGATGGAACTGACCGCCTGCCATCAATATCAACTGCATGCCGCCGTGCTCGACGACTGGGGTCTCGATCTGCTGGCCAAGCGTATGCGGGAAGAGATGCACGAAGAACTGGGGCACTCGGAGCAGTACCTCAACCGCATCTTGTTCCTCAAAGGGGAACCGCAACTGACGCTGCAGAAGCCTCCGGTCCGTGCCACCACCCTGCAAGAGATGTTCAAGACCGACCTGGCCGACGAACAGGAAGCGATCGAATTCTATACGAAAGCTTCGCAGCAAGCTGCTTCCGATTCCGACATTGGTACCCGCCAGATCTTTGAAGCCATCGTCATCGACGAAGAAGGGCACATGAGCTGGCTGGAACTGCAACTCGACCTGATCGAACGCATGGGCGAGGCGGCCTACATCGCCAAGCACATGTCGTCCCCATAATTGCGGTCGCGCCGCGCACGCAGCCGATTGCACGCCCCGTCTGGCTCGTTCCAGGCGGGGTCTTTTTATGCGCTTCGCGGCGGTCAAAGATCGTCGAGCGAGATGACGCCATCGCCATCGCGGTCGAGCCGCGCGAACTTGTCGGCGGTTCCCGGAAACTCGGCTGCGGAAATCTGGCCATCGCCGTTCCGATCGAGTGCCTGAAACCAGGTCGGCCCCTGCGTTTGCCCAGGGTCGGTCAGTTGCTGACAAGGTCCCTGGCTAACGACAATCCGCAGCTGCTTCGGTAGCCGATCGATCACCAGCCGCCCGTCGACGATGATTCCTGCTGCCTGGAAGCATGGCCACGCGTCGGCGAGCTCGCTGGTCGAGAGCGAACCGTCGAAGTTCTCGTCGAGCGCGGTGAAAAGGTTCCGCTCGAAGTCGAGTATCGTCACCACGAACACACTCCTAGCATAGGCTCGCGCCACTTCCTGCCACGCCTCGAACTCGGCTCGGGTCAGCACCTCGTCTCGGTTGGCATCAGCCAGACGCACCAGGTTCTGCATGTTGATTTGATTTTGAATCCCGGCCACTTCCTTCGCCGGTACCTGATCGTCAGCACCGGCCGTGCTTGTGAACTGCGAGGCCAGCGCCACGAGAGCGTTCTCGGCCTTCGTTCCATCGAGCGGCGCGGCGTGCAGCCGAACCCATACCTGAGGCGATCGACTGGCAAGTGACTTTGCGGCAGACGATTCATCCGCGTTCGAACGGTCAGTCAGTTTCGTGCCGTCAGGCAAAAAATGCACGAGCCAATCGCCGTCGTTAGACTTTCCCGAGAACGCGGCCGAACGAACGGTCAGGTCAGCCAGCGGTTTAACTTCGGTCTCGGTCGAAGGAATCAACCGCGTCGGCGTGATGCCTGGATAGATGTGCCCCGTTAGGATCTCGCCTGGGCTGATCAATTCGTCACCATTCGCATCAAGCTTCGATAGCGCCTTCGCTGCGTTGGTCACCTTCGTCTCGTCGACAACTTCCCCCGACGCAAGCTGCAAGGCTCGGCAAAGGGCTTCGTTCAGCGCGTCGGTACGTGGCACCTGATCGCAGGCCAGCCATAGCCCGGCATGAGCAGACGTCGCATAGTAAGCGGCGAACTCCGCCTGGCTCAGCTTGCCATCGCTGTCCACATCGACGCGGGCCGGTGGTTGAATGGCGGAAGGCAACATCCTTCCCAGCGGCATTTGCCGGAGACCGAACGGCGAAACGATTGTCTCCGCTTCGTTCCCTTCCAGAAGTCCATTGCCGTCCTGGTCGTAGAATGCGAACAGCTTCGCGATCGCCTCTCGCTGCAGGGTAGCGACCGAACTTCCTTTCGCTTCGACGGCCAACTTCCACGAGGCTTGTTGACTGCCGTTGCCCCAGGTGATCGTTACTTCCGAGGAGCGTTCGTCCGCGAAAGCATTTGTCGCCGCGATCAATCCCAGCAGACCAACGCCGTAGAAACCGAGACGCCGCATCACACCAGTTCCTCGATGACCTGGGCGTCTGGGTCGGCAACGCGAATCGGCCGGTTAACGTTCGAGGCGTTTTGTTTCATCGGATCGATGCCAAGGTTCGCACAGACAGTTGCGATTAGG includes:
- a CDS encoding sulfotransferase family protein, with translation MSFSNAITIVSGLPRSGTSLMMQMIDRGGIPALTDEIRSADRDNPKGYYEFEPVKQTKDNPGWLGDARGKVVKMVSSLLYDLPASESYRVVFMRRDIEEILDSQEKMLLRLGKPVADRSAIRMAFDVHLKRLMEWLPDQKHLNLLELSYNELLTNPRDEIARLNLFLGGHLDTETMVASIDPQLYRNRSAATNN
- a CDS encoding bacterioferritin, translated to MSKAKSIENLQKALSMELTACHQYQLHAAVLDDWGLDLLAKRMREEMHEELGHSEQYLNRILFLKGEPQLTLQKPPVRATTLQEMFKTDLADEQEAIEFYTKASQQAASDSDIGTRQIFEAIVIDEEGHMSWLELQLDLIERMGEAAYIAKHMSSP
- a CDS encoding EF-hand domain-containing protein, which gives rise to MRRLGFYGVGLLGLIAATNAFADERSSEVTITWGNGSQQASWKLAVEAKGSSVATLQREAIAKLFAFYDQDGNGLLEGNEAETIVSPFGLRQMPLGRMLPSAIQPPARVDVDSDGKLSQAEFAAYYATSAHAGLWLACDQVPRTDALNEALCRALQLASGEVVDETKVTNAAKALSKLDANGDELISPGEILTGHIYPGITPTRLIPSTETEVKPLADLTVRSAAFSGKSNDGDWLVHFLPDGTKLTDRSNADESSAAKSLASRSPQVWVRLHAAPLDGTKAENALVALASQFTSTAGADDQVPAKEVAGIQNQINMQNLVRLADANRDEVLTRAEFEAWQEVARAYARSVFVVTILDFERNLFTALDENFDGSLSTSELADAWPCFQAAGIIVDGRLVIDRLPKQLRIVVSQGPCQQLTDPGQTQGPTWFQALDRNGDGQISAAEFPGTADKFARLDRDGDGVISLDDL